In Agrobacterium tumefaciens, a single genomic region encodes these proteins:
- the eno gene encoding phosphopyruvate hydratase — MTAITDIIAREILDSRGNPTVEVDVYLEDGSMGRAAVPSGASTGAHEAVELRDGGKRYLGKGVEKAVEAVNTEIFDAIGGFDAENQIQIDQMMIALDGTPNKSRIGANAILGVSLAVAKAAAEASGLPLYRYVGGPNAHLLPVPMMNIINGGAHADNPIDFQEFMILPVGAENIREAVRMGSEVFHTLKKELSAQGHNTNVGDEGGFAPGLESAPAALDFIMKSIEKAGYRPGDDMFIGLDCAATEFFKNGNYVYEGEGKTRSPIEQAEYLADLVAKYPIISVEDGMAEDDWDGWKALTDLIGNKCQLVGDDLFVTNSARLRDGIKMGVANSILVKVNQIGSLSETLDAVETAHKAGYTAVMSHRSGETEDSTIADLAVATNCGQIKTGSLARSDRLAKYNQLIRIEEMLGPQAAYAGRSILRG, encoded by the coding sequence ATGACTGCCATTACCGATATCATCGCGCGCGAAATCCTCGACAGCCGCGGCAACCCGACCGTTGAAGTCGATGTTTACCTCGAAGACGGCTCCATGGGCCGTGCGGCCGTTCCGTCCGGCGCCTCCACCGGCGCGCATGAAGCGGTTGAGCTGCGCGATGGCGGCAAGCGTTATCTCGGCAAGGGCGTGGAAAAGGCGGTTGAAGCCGTCAATACCGAAATCTTCGACGCCATCGGCGGTTTCGACGCTGAAAACCAGATTCAGATCGACCAGATGATGATCGCGCTTGACGGCACGCCGAACAAGTCGCGCATCGGCGCCAACGCCATCCTCGGCGTCTCGCTCGCCGTCGCCAAGGCTGCGGCCGAAGCCTCGGGCCTGCCGCTTTACCGTTATGTCGGTGGTCCGAACGCACATCTGTTGCCGGTTCCGATGATGAACATCATCAACGGCGGCGCCCATGCCGACAACCCTATCGACTTCCAGGAATTCATGATCCTGCCGGTTGGCGCAGAAAACATCCGCGAAGCCGTGCGCATGGGCTCGGAAGTCTTCCATACGCTGAAAAAAGAACTGTCCGCGCAGGGCCACAATACCAATGTCGGTGACGAGGGCGGTTTCGCACCAGGTCTCGAAAGCGCGCCTGCTGCTCTCGATTTCATCATGAAGTCGATCGAAAAAGCGGGTTACCGTCCGGGCGACGACATGTTCATCGGTCTCGACTGTGCCGCGACCGAATTCTTCAAGAACGGCAATTACGTTTATGAAGGCGAAGGCAAGACCCGTTCGCCGATCGAGCAGGCCGAATATCTGGCCGATCTCGTCGCGAAATATCCGATCATCTCGGTCGAAGACGGCATGGCTGAAGACGACTGGGATGGCTGGAAGGCGCTGACCGATCTCATCGGCAACAAGTGCCAGCTGGTCGGCGACGACCTCTTCGTCACCAACTCGGCGCGTCTTCGCGATGGCATCAAGATGGGTGTCGCCAACTCCATCCTCGTCAAGGTCAACCAGATCGGTTCGCTCTCCGAGACGCTGGATGCGGTCGAAACGGCGCATAAGGCCGGTTACACCGCCGTCATGTCGCACCGTTCGGGCGAGACGGAAGATTCCACCATCGCCGACCTCGCGGTTGCCACGAACTGCGGTCAGATCAAGACCGGTTCGCTTGCCCGTTCCGACCGGCTCGCAAAGTACAACCAGCTGATCCGTATCGAAGAAATGCTCGGCCCGCAGGCTGCTTACGCCGGCCGTTCGATCCTGCGCGGGTAA
- the kdsA gene encoding 3-deoxy-8-phosphooctulonate synthase, producing MSVTNNLKVTAGDGASKVSFSNTERFSLIAGPCQMESREHAFTIAGVLKELCDKLGIGLVYKSSFDKANRTSLSGKRGIGLDSAMEIFADLKKEFGFPVLTDIHTEEQCAIVSEVVDVLQIPAFLSRQTDLLVAAAKTGCVINVKKGQFLAPWDMKNVLAKLNESGNPNVLLCERGASFGYNTLVSDMRSLPIMASLGAPVVFDATHSVQQPGGQGGSTGGQREFVETLSRAAVAVGVAGLFIETHEDPDNAPSDGPNMVHLKDMPKLLEKLLAFDAITKA from the coding sequence ATGAGCGTTACGAACAATCTCAAAGTCACCGCCGGCGATGGCGCCAGCAAGGTTTCCTTCTCCAATACCGAGCGTTTTTCGCTGATTGCCGGCCCCTGCCAGATGGAAAGCCGCGAACATGCCTTCACGATCGCGGGTGTGCTCAAAGAACTGTGCGATAAGCTGGGCATCGGCCTTGTCTATAAGTCCTCCTTCGACAAGGCGAACCGCACCTCGCTTTCCGGCAAGCGCGGCATCGGCCTTGACAGCGCGATGGAGATTTTCGCCGATCTCAAGAAGGAATTCGGCTTTCCTGTTCTGACGGATATTCACACCGAGGAACAATGCGCCATCGTGTCCGAAGTGGTGGATGTGCTGCAGATCCCGGCCTTCCTCAGCCGACAGACCGATCTTCTTGTCGCCGCCGCAAAGACCGGCTGCGTCATCAATGTCAAGAAAGGCCAGTTCCTGGCTCCCTGGGACATGAAGAACGTGCTGGCCAAGCTGAATGAAAGCGGCAACCCGAATGTGCTGCTCTGCGAACGCGGCGCCTCCTTCGGTTACAATACGCTCGTCTCCGACATGCGTTCGCTGCCGATCATGGCTTCTCTCGGCGCGCCTGTCGTCTTCGATGCCACCCATTCGGTGCAGCAGCCGGGCGGGCAGGGCGGTTCCACCGGCGGCCAGCGTGAATTCGTCGAGACGCTTTCGCGTGCGGCGGTCGCGGTCGGTGTCGCCGGTCTCTTCATCGAGACCCATGAAGACCCGGACAATGCGCCCTCTGACGGTCCCAATATGGTGCATCTGAAGGACATGCCCAAGCTGCTGGAAAAGCTACTGGCCTTCGACGCCATCACCAAAGCCTGA
- a CDS encoding FtsB family cell division protein, with amino-acid sequence MWTRHHKKRRFGRLIVPAITIAFLSYFGYHSIHGDFGLQATERLERQRITRTAELQKLTQARVALERQVELLSDGSLERDMIDEISRYQLNMSRTDEIVIMNTYF; translated from the coding sequence ATGTGGACCAGACATCATAAAAAGAGACGATTCGGCCGTTTGATCGTTCCGGCCATCACGATCGCTTTTCTTTCCTATTTCGGTTATCATTCCATCCATGGCGACTTCGGCCTTCAGGCGACGGAGCGGCTGGAGCGGCAGCGTATTACTCGCACGGCGGAGCTTCAAAAGCTCACGCAGGCGCGTGTGGCGCTGGAGCGGCAGGTGGAATTGTTGAGCGATGGCTCGTTGGAGCGGGACATGATCGATGAAATTTCCCGTTACCAGCTGAATATGTCCCGCAC